The DNA region AGCTTTTGTTGAAAGCTCTACAGGAGTTGAAAGTGGAGGTAGAACAGGACTTAGTGCTTTAGTTGTTAGCATTTGTTTTATTTTTACCCTATTTTTACTACCGCTTTTTAAAGCCATACCTGCAAATGCGATTTATCCTGTACTTACTATGGTAGGTATTTTAATGTTTATGGAAGTAAAAAATATCAATTTTCAAGATAGTGCTATAGCAGTAGCTAGCTTTTTTACTATTACCATGATGCCTCTTACTTATTCTATCACTACAGGTTTTGCTTTTGGCTTTATTTCTTATTTGCTAGTAAGAATTTTTAAACGCGAATGGGATAAAATTAATATTGGCATTATAGTTTTAAGTTTAATTTCCTTAGGAAATTTTTTACTTATTGCCTTACAATAAACAAGGAAAAACAAGGAAAAACAATGATTTTCTACTCTTACGATGAATTTAAAGAAGATGTTAAAGTCTTAGCTAAAGAGATTAAAAAAGATTTCAATCCTGGTGCGCTTTTAGCTATAGCAAGAGGCGGTATGAGTTTAGGACATTCTTTAGCTGTTGCTTTACAAACACGTCAACTTTTCACTCTTAATTCTATTCATTATAATGATACTACAAAACTTGATACTATTGAAATTTTTAATATACCCGATCTTAGCAAGTATAAAAAAGTTTTACTTATAGATGATATTGTAGATAGTGGAGAAAGTTTAAGTGAAATTAAAAAAGTACTGCTTGAAAAATTTCCTCATATACAATTAAAAATTGCAAGTATTTTTTATAAAAATAGTGCTCTTTTAATACCTGAATTTAAAATCAAAGAAGCTAAAGAATGGGTAAATTTTTATTGGGATATAAATATTGATTAGAATATGTTATAATATATTCAAATTGTTAGGAGTTTTTATTTGAAATTCAGTTTTATATCTTTTGTTTTATTTTTCTTTGTGGTCTTTTCTTTTGCCAAAGAACAAGATTTAAATGATTTTGAACAAGAATATAAAAACTACCAAGTTTATGATCCGCTTTTAGAATATAATAAAGCTATGACAAAATTTAATGTGGCTTTGTATGATTATGGTTTTAACCCTATACTTAAAGGTTATAATGCTATAGTTCCCAAATTCATACGCATAGGAGTAAGGAATTTTTTTGATAATTTATTTTCCCCTTTGCGTTTCATAGGTAATCTTTTGCAATTTAAATTTAAAGAAGCTCAAGAAGAATTGAAAAGATTTAGCGCTAATACTCTCATGGGTTTTGGAGGATTGATAGATCTTGGAAGCAAAATGGGGCTTAAAAAACACCCTGCTGATTTAGGAACAGTTTTAGGACATTGGGCTATAGGGGGTGGTTTTCATCTTGTTTTACCTATACTTGGACCAAGTAATTTAAGAGATACTCTTATTTTACCTAGCATTTGGTATGCTAATCCTAGTGCTTATCTTAATCCTACTTGGTTAAGCGTAGCTACAAGTGCTTATGCTTTTGGAAATGAGCTTAGTTTTAGACTCAATGAAATTGATGAAATTTATCACAATACTCCAAATCTATATCCATTTTTACGTGATGCATATGAACAAAGACGCAATGAACTAAGTAAATAAGGAGCAAGAATGAAAAAGATTTTTTTAATTTTGGCTTTATGTTTAAATACTTTTGCCTTACCTTTGGACGCAATTTCTAATACCATGCAAAAAAATATCGATGAAAGTTTAAAATTTTTGCAAAATAGTAAAGAAAATAAAAAAGAAGCTGCGGATAAAATTTTTGCACTTTTTAACGATATAATTGATTATAAATTAATGGCAAAGCTTAGCCTTTCAAAAAATTATTTCCAACTAAGTTCTCAAGAACAAGAACAATTTTCTCTAGCTTTTGAATCAAGCCTTAAAAAAAGTTTCACTGATAAATTAAGTCTTTATAAAGATCAAATTTTAAAAGTTAAAAAAGGTGAATTAAAAAATGAAAACCGTTATTTTTTAAATGCTTCTATGATAGTAGATGGAGAAGAAAAAAACATAGTCTTTAAATTTTATAATGATAATAATAACTGGCTTATTTATGATATAGATGTTTTAGGTGTTAGTATAGTACAAACTTATAGATCACAATTTAAAGATATTTTAGCGCATCAAGGTTTTGATTCTTTACTTAAAAAATTAGAAAATATTACCTTAGAATAATGTTTGCAAAATTTCTAAAATTATTCATATTGCATCCAAAAAGTACTTTTTTTGGGACTTTATTTCTTTGTATATTTTTAAGTTTTTTTGCCTTTAAACTTGATATAGATGCAAGTGCTGAGAGTTTACTTTTAGAAAATGATCCTGATTTAAAAACCTTTAGAGAAATTTCAAAAAACTATAAAAACGATAATTTTTTATTGCTAGCCTTTAAACCCTATGATGAAAAACCTTTTTCAAAACAAAATCTAGCCAAATTAACAAAACTGCATCAAGCGCTAGAACAAGCTCCTTTGGTTGAAAGGGTTTTTAGCATCATCAATGCTCCCTTGCTTCAAAGTTCTCAAAACACGGATTTAAAAAAACTTTTAGATAATATCCCAAATATTACAAGCAAAGATATCAATCTTACTAAAGCCCAAAATGAAATTATAAACAGTCCTTTTTATAAAAACAATATCATTTCAAAAGATGCTAAAATCACTGGGCTTATTATTTATTTACAAACTGATGAAGTTTATAATAAACTTATAGAAAAACGTGACCTTACTCAAGATGAAACAGAAAAAAATCAAATACGTTTAGCCATAAAAGAACATCAAAACAAACAAAAAGTCATTACAAAACATAGTTTAGATACGATTAAAAATATCATCAAAGACTATCAAATACAAGGCGATGCACTCTATCTTGGCGGGGTTAGCATGATAGCTGATGATATGATAAATTACATCAAATCTGATCTTTTAATTTATGGAGTCTTGCTTGTATTTTTACTAGGACTTGCGCTTTATTATTTTTTTCGCTCATACTTTTTTGTTTTTTTAGCTCTTTTTATTTGTTTTATAAGTTTAAGTGCTGCAAGCGGACTCTTTACTCTTTTAAAATTTCAAATCACAGTCATTTCATCAAACTATGTTGCTTTACTTTTAATCATTACTTTAAGCATAGTTGTACATTTAATCACGCATTTTATACAAATAAGTACACGTTATACTAAGGCTAGTATTCAAAATTTAGTACTTCAAACCTTACTTGCAAAAGCAAAACCTAGTCTTTATGCTATTATCACCACCATGATAGGATTTTTATCTTTAATATTTTCCCATATAGAGCCTATTATTAAACTTGGTATGATGATGAGCATAGGCATAGTTTTAGCACTCATTTTAAGTTATTTGTTTTTAGCTAGTATTTTAGTTCTTACAAAACCAAAAATCAGCCATAAAAAAGAAATACGTTTAAATTTTTTAATCTTTTGTGCTAAAACCAGCCTTGATAGCAAAAAACGTTATATAATTTATGGAATTTGTATTTTTGTGATTATTTTAGCTTTATTTGGCATATCAAAACTTAGAGTAGAAAATTCTTTTGTGAACTATTTTAAAGACAGTAGTGATATTAAAAAAGGACTTTTAGTTATTGATAAAAATTTAGGCGGGACCTTGCCTTTAGAAGTGATTGTTGAATTTAAAAAAAATACAAATAATCAAAATACTAATGATACTTTAGATAGTTTTGAAAATGAATTTGATAATTTAGCCAAAGAAGATACGTATTGGTTTGATTCTGAGAAAATACGCATAGCTCAAAAAGTTCACAATTTCTTAGAAAAGCAAGAATTTGTAGGTTCAGTTTTAAGTTTAAATAGTCTTTTAAGCTTAGGAAAAAAGATCAATAATGGCAAAGATTTAGATGATTTTACCCTTGCTTTTTTAAATGAAAATCTACCTTCTCAATTCAAACAAGATTTGCTTTCACCTTTTGTGAATATAAAACACAATCAATTAAGATTTAATATGCGTATTGTTGATTCAAATCCTTATTTAAAACGCAATGAATTTCTTATAAAACTTAAAAAACAACTCCATGAACTTTTAAAAGATGATGGGGTTATAATACAAGTTACAGGCATTATGGTGCTTTATAATAATATGCTTCAAAGCCTTTTTTCATCACAATTTGATACTCTTGCTTTTGTGATTTTGGCTATTTTTATACTTTTTATCATTGTTTTTAAAGATTTAAAATTTTCTCTTATTGCTATTTTGGTTAATGTTATCCCTTTAAGCTTAGTTTTTGCTCTTATGGGATTTTTTAACATCCCTCTTGATATGATGAGTATTACTATAGCTGCTATAAGTATAGGTATAGGTATAGATGATGCTATACATTATATCTACCGTTTTAAAGAAGAAATCAAAAAAAACAATATAAAACAAGCCATTATAAACTCACATCTTAGCATAGGATCAGCACTTTATTATACTACTATAAGCATAGTTTTGGGTTTTAGTGTCATGATGAGTAGCAATTTCATCCCTACAATTTATTTTGGAATTTTAACCGTTTTTGTGATGATTTTACTTTTAAGTGGAAGTTTATTTTTACTTCCAAGCTTTTTAATCAGTTTTTATTCTCAAAAAGCCAAGGGTTAAACCTTGTTAAAATGATTTTCTTTTATTTAACATTTTTAAAATGATTTTCATGAGTTCTAAAGCTTTAAAACGATGAGAAATATGATTTTTTTCCTGTGCATTTAATTGAGCTAAAGTTTTATCATATCCTTTTGGGATAAAAAGAGGATCATAGCCAAAACCATTTTTACCCTTTGGTGTGTCAATCACACATCCATGCATACTCCCATGTACACTAAACTCACCTTCTAAACCCACTAAAGCAAGAGCTGCTACATAGTGGGCTTTACTTTGCTTAAAACCTTTTTTTGCCATTTCACTTATGAGTTTATTACGATTATTTTTATCATCTCCTTGGGAACTAAAACGAGCTGAATAAATACCTGGTTTTCCTTCTAATACATCAACACAAATACCACTATCATCACTTAAAACAAAAAAATTCTTTTTTTGTTCCTTATTTAAGGCATCAAACACTGCTCTTGCTTTAATTAAAGCATTTTCTTTAAAACTTTTACCATTTTCTTCAATCTCAAAAGTTTGTAAAACTTCATCAAAAGCATAAAGATCAAAATCTTTTAAAATAGCTTTTAATTCTAAAACCTTATGTTTATTACTCGTAGCTAGGACAATTTTCATCCAAAAAACTCCCAAATAATATCAAAATAAATATAATTTTATATCATTTATCCTTGCAGCTAGCTTTTAATTAGAAAAAGACACGATTGCGTTAATCAACACTTAATGCATTTCATAGTAAAATTATCCTAATTTTTAATTTCAAATTTAATAGGAAATTGATAATGTTAAATCAAGTTTTACCCTTGTCTTTTATAGTTGGGACAAGATTTTTTGGGCTTTTTATAGTTTTGCCCGTTTTAAGTCTTTATGCTTTAAAGCTCGAAGGTGCAAATGATTTTTTGGTAGGATTTTTAGTAGGTATTTATGCTTTAATGCAAATGATTTTACAAGTTCCTTTTGGAATTTTAAGCGATAAAATCGGACGTAAAAAAACCATGCTTATAGGACTTATTATTTTTATCATAGGTTCTTTAATTTGTTCTTTTGCAGACAATATTTATACTATGTTATTAGGAAGGATGTTACAAGGTTCAGGAGCCATTGGGGCTGTAGCAACTGCTATGATAAGTGATTTTATCACAGAAGAAAATCGCGCTAAAGCTATGGCAATAATGGGAGCTTTTATAGGACTTAGTTTTGCAGCTTCTATGGTGATTTCTCCTTTAATGAGTGCAAAATGGGGTCTATCTAGTCTTTTTGATCTTAGTGCAGCCTTATCACTTTTGTGTATTATTTTACTTTACACTGTAGTGCCTAAAGAAAATAAAATCTCGCATGAAAATAAAAAAACACCTTTTTTTCATCTTATTAAACAAAAAAATTTAAGCATGATGAATTTGACTAATTTTATGCAAAAAATGCTTATGAGTATAACATTTTTAAGTATTCCTATCATTTTGGTACAACATTTAAATTTTAATGCAAATAAACTTTGGATTATTTATAGTATTGCTATGATTGTAGGTTTTATTGCTATGGGTTTTGCTGGAAATTTAGGTGAAAAAAAAGGTTTAGCAAAGTCCATTTTACTTTGGGGTATTATCTTTTTCACACTTTCTTATATTTGTTTTACATTTTATCATTCTATAATATTTTTTATTATAGCTATTATGATCTTTTTTATAGGTTTTAATTTACACGAACCTATTATGCAAAGTTGTGCTTCTAAATTTTGCAAAGTTCATGAAAAAGGTGCGGCTTTAGGAATTTTTAATGCCGTTGGATACGCTGGAAGTTTTATAGGCGGCATGGTTGGGGGAATTTTTTTACACTTAGATGCTTTAAATATTTTAGCCATTATTTTAGCCATTTTGTGTGTATTATGGTTTGTCATTTTACTTTTCTTAAAAAATCCTTCTGAATTTAAAAATCTATATTTACCTTTAGAAACACCTTTAAATTTTACAAGTTTTAGTCAAAATCTAGGCATTGTAGATATTTATAAAAATTCTAAAAACCTTGTAATTAAATTTGATAGTAAGCTTATAACTGCAAAAGTATTGGAAGAAAAATTAAAACAAAATGTCTAATTTTTTCCTAAACTCATGGCTTTAATCATCACTTTTGCTTTACAATCTGGACAACAATAAAGGGTTTTTATCTTATACTCATCATTGCCAAATTTAGGCTTCATTAAATTGGCAATTTTTTCTACTACTTTTTTAGTTGCAAATTCCTTAGCGCATTCTATACAAGCAAAAAGTTCATCTTTAGCCATTACTTGATATTGAAAATATGAAGGATTAAACTCCATACCACAACGCACAAGCTTTAAAGTGTCTTTTTCAGCACAGCTTAACTCACAATATCCACAGGTTGTACAAAGCGAAGCATTAAATTTTAAAGCATTTTCCTTAGCATCAGCAATCAAAGCCCCCACATTGCAAGATCCTACACAAGAAAGACAAAGCGTACAAGTATTAGGATTAATTTCTATTTTACCATATCTTAACCACTCACCACTCTCCACCTTACCAAAGTCTTCATTGGCTATCATGTATTGCATTCTTTTTGAAAAATTTTCTCTTGTAGTTAAAGTATTATTATGAAAATCAAATTGCAAATCTTTAATGAATTCTTGTTCTTTTAAAAACTTTTGCAATTCTTCTTGGTTATGAGCTATAAAAATAGCTTTTTTTTGAAATTTTCTCCTAAAAAAAGTATTTAACAAATTTATAGCTTCCTTACTTCCAGGTGAGACAAAATCTGTATAAAAGATTAAATTTGCCCCGCTACTTTGCAAAAGGGTTAAAAAATGCATAGAAGAAAGCCATTTTTCTCCTTCTATCATAAAAGGCAAAATATCTTTTGGTAAAACAAGCTCTAAATTTTCTAAAGCCATCTTTTTAGGAATAATTAAAACTTTCTTATCTTTATAAAATTTACAAAGTTCAAAAAAACTCTCTTTGGGCATAGGAGCATAATCAAGTGATCCACTAGGGCAAACACTAATACATCCACCACAACCTAAACAATCTATTTGAGAAAATTCTAAATGTTTATTCTCATCATCTTTTAAAATGGCTACTGTAGGACAAATTTGAACACATTTTGCACAATGCTCGCTACGCCTTTGATGATACTGGCACACACTAGCATCATAAGTAATATAAGTTTTATAATCATATTGAGGGCTTTTAGTTTTTAAAAATTCTAATACTTGTTCATGACTTTTAAAATGAGTAAGATTATAACACCCACTTTGTCTTGTAAAATCTTCACGTAAAGTATTTAAATCCTGGGTTTGAAACAATAAAAAATCAAAATCAAGCTCTAATTCTTGATCTTGAGTTTTAACTATAGCACAAAGCTCACCCACACTACCAAAAACAGCTAAAATTTCTTCATTTTTCAAGGCAAGAACCTTAAAATCATGCATTTTTAAAAATTCCACCCATTCATCATTTACATCAACTAAAACAAGGCGATTTTGCACTTCTTTACTTTGTTCTAAATCAAGACCTAAATCATAAGCAAGAGCTCTTATTTTATAAAGTTTTAAAACATTTTCACTTTTTTGTAAGACCTCATCTTGGGAATTTTTAAGATAAAAATTAATTTCTGGAGCATAAATTTGTGCTTTTTGGTTTTTATCATTTGAAATTAAAACTTCTTTATCACTTACTTGATCTAAAATATCGATAGTATCAGGTAAAGGGATTAAAACATCATTTTTTATATAGACAAAATCTTGCATTATCATCCTTTTAAAAGATCATTTTATAAATTCTATGTTAAAATAGCCAAATATTTTCTTAAGGCTTAAGATGAACAAATTAAGGAATTTTCCTCAAATTAATACTCTTATTCATGATGAAACTTTAAAATCTTATCCTTTTTATATCAAAGCATTTTTTTGCAAAAAAGTTGTTCATGAATATAAAAACAATCTCACGCAGCATGAAAATTCTAAAGAAAATCTTCTTATACAAATAAAAAAAGAAATTCATGCTTTTTACCGCAAAGATTTACAAAGTGTAATCAATGCAAGCGGGGTTGTTATCCATACTAATCTTGGTAGAAGTGTGATTGATAAAAGAATTTATCAAGCCTGTGAAGAAACACTTTGTAATTATTCTAATGTGGAATTTGATTTACAAACAGGAAAAAGAGGATCACGCTATGCCTTAGTGCTTGAAAAACTTAAAATGCTTTTTGAATGCGAAGACGCCTTAATAGTTAATAATAATGCTGCAGCAGTTTTTTTAGTGCTTCATTCACTTTGTTTTAACAAAGAAGTTATAAGCTCAAGAGGAGAACTTGTAGAAATTGGCGGGAGTTTTCGCATACCAGAAGTTATCAAGGCTGCAGGGGTTAAACTTTGCGAAGTAGGCACTAGCAATAAAACGCATTTAAAAGACTATGAACAAGCTATCAATGAAAACACAGCTTTAATTTTAAAAACACATAAATCTAACTTTGCCCTTATGGGTTTTCATAGCGAAGTTAATATCAAAGATTTATATCTTTTAGCTCAGGAAAAAAATATTTTAACTTATTATGACCTAGGATCTGGTTGGTGTGAAAATTTAAATAAAACATTAACAAAAAATGAGCCTAAGATAAAAAAAATAGTGCAAGAATGTGATATTTTAAGTTTTAGCGCAGATAAAATTTTTGGAAGTGTGCAAGCTGGAATCATACTTGGAAAAAAAGAACTCATAGAAAAACTTAAGCAAAACCATCTTTTAAGAATGCTAAGAGTGGATAAATTTACCCTATCTTTTCTTAATGAAAGTCTTAAAGCTTATCTTGAAAAAAATTATGAAAAAATCACAACCCTTAAACTTTTAAATGATGATTTATCAAACATTAAAAATAAAGCTTTAAAAACACAAGAAAGGCTAAAATACAAAACCGTTTTAAAAAATAGCAAAAGCTTAGTAGGAGGAGGTTGTATGCCTGATAAAAGCTTAGATACCTATGCTTTATCATTTCAAGGAGATGCCTTAAGATTACAAGCTCAATTTAGAAACAAAAATATCATAGGGCGTATAGAAAATAATGAATTTTTACTTGATTTTAGAAGCATAAAAGAAGATGATATAAAAAAACTTATTGATACGATAAATCAAATGGATCTTTCATGAATTCACTCATCATAGGAACAGCAGGACATATTGATCATGGAAAAACTTCACTCATTAAAGCTTTAAATGGTTTTGAAGGCGATAGCTTAAAAGAAGAACAAGAAAGACAAATTACTATTCATTTAAGCTTTTCAAATCTTAAAATTAAAGATAAAAATATTTCTTTTATTGATGTACCAGGACATAAAGATCTGATAAAAACTATGGTTAGTGGTGCTTTTGGGTTTAGTGCTTGTTTATTTGTTGTAGATATTAATGAAGGTTTAAAAGAACAAAGCTTAGAACATTTAGAAATCTTAAAAATTTTAAATATCACAAATATTATTTTAGTTTTAAGCAAATGCGATCTTTGTGAAGACATACCTCAAAAAACTAAACAGATTTTACATGATATAAATTCATTCAATTATCCCATTATAAAAGTATTTCATACAAGCATAAAAAACCATCATGGTATAGAAGAATTAAAAAATTATTTATATCATATGAAAAACAAATACAGTGATGAAGAATACATTTTTCGCTATTATATAGATAGGGTTTTTTCTTTAAAAGGTATAGGAACTGTTGTTACAGGAAGCCTAAACGAAGGAAGTATTGCTCTTCATGAAAAAATCATTTGCCTTGACACTCAAAAAGAACTCATCATTAAAAACATACAAAATCATGATACCAATGTAGAAAAAATAAAAGCTTATAATCGTGTAGCTTTGAGTTTAAATTGCGATTATAAAGAATTAAAAAAGGGTTATTTACTCAGTAAAAAAGGTTATTTTAAAGCCTTTAAAGAATGCGATGCCTTAGTGAACGCCAAAAAACTAGACAATAGTATGATGATTTTTTGTGTGGGATCAAGATTGATTGAATGCAAGGTCAAAATTTTAAAAACATTAGATAAGGATGAATTTTTTGCACATTTTAGCTTTAATAAAAATGTTTTTTTAAGTTTTAATGAATCTTTTATTTTATTACAAAATAACCGCGTTATAGGTGGAGGTAGGGTTTTAAATCCTTTAAGCGAACCTTTAAAAAAAGAACAAAAAAATCAATTTTTAATCTTTTTAAAAAATCAAGATTTCAAAAGTGCTTTTTCCTTTTTAAAAGATACGCACAAACATGGATTTGGTTTGCTTTCAAGCTATCAAAGATTTAAACTTTCTCATCAAAAAGCCTTGGAATTAGCTCAAGAATTAGATGAAGTTTTTGTTGATAAAAAAAATCTTAATGTTTATGCCTTACAAAGTCTTAATGAAATTAAAAAATTTATCCATTTTATACTAAATAAAAATCCTTATGCTATGCTTTCAGCCCATTCTTTAGCCTTAAGAATAAATTGGGCAAGTGAAAGTTTTTGTGAACTAGCCTTAGAACAAATGTCTAATTTACTTGATTTTCAAAATGGAGTTTATTTTAAAAAAGGTATTAATTTTGAAAAACTTCAAGAAAAAAATAATCAAGAGATCTATGAAATTTTAAAAAAACAAGGTATAAAACCCCAAGCTCCTTATAATCTTTATGAATTTTTAGAACTTGATAGAAAAAGTGGAGATAATATACTTAAAAAACTTACCCAAAAAGGTTTGGTAATCAGACTAGCACATAATCTTTTTATAGAAAAACAAGCTCTTGAAACACTCATGCAAACTTGTCTTCATTTATTAAAAAATCAAAGCCTTGATGTACAAAACATGAAAGAACACTTTAATCTTTCAAGAAAATATGCTATTGCATATTTAGAATACTTAGATCATTTTCCTCAAGTTAGTAAAGAAGGAGAAAAAAGAATTTTAACAAATATTTAGAAAATCATTATAAAATTCAATAATATTTTATTTTTAAGGATTGAAAAATATGAAAAAATTAAGTCTAATTTTAATCTCTTGTGCGTCTTTATTTGCCGCTAGCAATACAGAAATTAGTGATTTTTACTCAAAAAATATCAAATCACAATTTCCAAGTGCTGTTATTAGTGTAGGAAATCGTCAAAAAGTTGGCGATACAGGTTTTGAAAGTGTGATTGTAAGTGTTGAACTCAATGGTCAAAAACAAGAAAATATTCTTTTTACAAAAGATAATATCATAACCCCTGATCTTATTGATTTAAAAAATGGTATTTCTTATGCCCAAGATTATGAAATGAAAAAATTTCAAGAAGCTAGAGAAAATTTTACCAAAAATGCTAAGGCGGTAGCTCAAAAAGAAAGTATGATTGTTGCTTTAGGTGATAAAAAAAAGCCAGCTATTTATGTGTTTACAGATCCTGAATGTCCTTATTGTAGAGATCATTTAGCTCGCATTGAGGATGATCTTAAAAATTATCAAGTTAATTATATTTTAACCCCTATACATGGCAAATCGGCTTTTGAAAAATCAGCTTTAATTTATAAAGAAACAAAAAAAGCAAAAAGCGATAAAGAAAAAATTGTTATTTTAAATAAATATTATGATCCAGATATTAAAAATTATCCAAAAGTAAGTGATGCTGAATTAAAAGAAGTGGTTTCTTTATACGAAAAATATCGTTCATTAGGACTAAATGCCACTCCAACGGTCATTAAATAAACTTTTATCTAGCACTCTTTATAGGTACTAAAAATTAAACTCTTTGTTAAAACTTAATATAAAAATGAAATTTAGAGCTAATGAGGTTTTAATATCATAAAAACCCAAAAAAACTTTTTGGGTTTTAAACAATTAAGCAAAATAAGATTTAATTTCTTCTATCCAAGCATCAATTCTTGCTTCAGTTTGATCTTCTTGATTGTCATTATCAAGTGCAAGTCCTACAAATTTATCATCTACAACTGCATCACTTGATTCAAAAGTATACCCTTGAGTTGAAACACTTCCTACTAAATTAGCACCTGCATTTTTTAAATTTTGAGCTAATTTACCCATACCTCCACAAAAAGTATCAGAATAACTTTCACTATCACCCATACCAAAAACAGCTACAGTTTTTCCATTAAGACTAAGACCTGAGAAATCAAAACCATCCCAATCATCTTGTAAATCTCCACTTCCCCAAGTTGAAGTTCCACAAATTAATTTATCATAAGAATTGATTTTTGCTGCATCAATATCTGCAATATTTAATACATCTTCAATTCCAAGTTTTGAAGCAATAGTATTTGCTGCTGCTTCTGTATTTCCCATGGCACTACCATATATAACCGCTGCTGACATTATTTTTCTCCTTTATAAGTTTTTGATATTTTATACAAGAGTAATTTTAACATAGTTTTTGTTTAAATCATACAAAAAATGTTTTATTTCAAATCAAATATATAAAAATCTACATTTTATGGATAAAAATCATAAAAAAATTGATACAAAATTACAATTTATCGAATTTAATTTCTTAAACAAATTATAATCATGATTTTTAAGCAAATATGCAAGATTTATAAGTCTTTATAGAATTAAAAAAATATAAATTATTTTTATTATTTAAATTTTAAGATTTATTAAAATTATTTAAAAACATAATAAATCAATTTTTAAAAAATTTATAGATCAACAAAAGATGATAAATATGTTTTTTAACAATATACCAAAAAATTACTAGAATTTTTGGTATATTAAAAAATCAAGCAAAATTTTCTATTTTTTAACTGGTATAAAAATTTAAACTTTATTACAAGAAAATTCTTTCTTAAGATTAAAAATCTTACAATACTCACAATACACACAACTCACACTTCTTTTAGCACAAACTAATGGAATTTTACGCTTTTTAGCTTCATTTTTAATTTTTTTCATAGTATTGTGATTTAAAAAACTCGTTAACATAACTATACATTCTATATCATAAGGGATTGGTTTACGATTAACTCTATTTTCATTACGCGCATCCCAATGTTGTAT from Campylobacter hepaticus includes:
- a CDS encoding phosphoribosyltransferase codes for the protein MIFYSYDEFKEDVKVLAKEIKKDFNPGALLAIARGGMSLGHSLAVALQTRQLFTLNSIHYNDTTKLDTIEIFNIPDLSKYKKVLLIDDIVDSGESLSEIKKVLLEKFPHIQLKIASIFYKNSALLIPEFKIKEAKEWVNFYWDINID
- a CDS encoding VacJ family lipoprotein, whose product is MKFSFISFVLFFFVVFSFAKEQDLNDFEQEYKNYQVYDPLLEYNKAMTKFNVALYDYGFNPILKGYNAIVPKFIRIGVRNFFDNLFSPLRFIGNLLQFKFKEAQEELKRFSANTLMGFGGLIDLGSKMGLKKHPADLGTVLGHWAIGGGFHLVLPILGPSNLRDTLILPSIWYANPSAYLNPTWLSVATSAYAFGNELSFRLNEIDEIYHNTPNLYPFLRDAYEQRRNELSK
- a CDS encoding ABC transporter substrate-binding protein; translated protein: MKKIFLILALCLNTFALPLDAISNTMQKNIDESLKFLQNSKENKKEAADKIFALFNDIIDYKLMAKLSLSKNYFQLSSQEQEQFSLAFESSLKKSFTDKLSLYKDQILKVKKGELKNENRYFLNASMIVDGEEKNIVFKFYNDNNNWLIYDIDVLGVSIVQTYRSQFKDILAHQGFDSLLKKLENITLE
- a CDS encoding efflux RND transporter permease subunit, which encodes MFAKFLKLFILHPKSTFFGTLFLCIFLSFFAFKLDIDASAESLLLENDPDLKTFREISKNYKNDNFLLLAFKPYDEKPFSKQNLAKLTKLHQALEQAPLVERVFSIINAPLLQSSQNTDLKKLLDNIPNITSKDINLTKAQNEIINSPFYKNNIISKDAKITGLIIYLQTDEVYNKLIEKRDLTQDETEKNQIRLAIKEHQNKQKVITKHSLDTIKNIIKDYQIQGDALYLGGVSMIADDMINYIKSDLLIYGVLLVFLLGLALYYFFRSYFFVFLALFICFISLSAASGLFTLLKFQITVISSNYVALLLIITLSIVVHLITHFIQISTRYTKASIQNLVLQTLLAKAKPSLYAIITTMIGFLSLIFSHIEPIIKLGMMMSIGIVLALILSYLFLASILVLTKPKISHKKEIRLNFLIFCAKTSLDSKKRYIIYGICIFVIILALFGISKLRVENSFVNYFKDSSDIKKGLLVIDKNLGGTLPLEVIVEFKKNTNNQNTNDTLDSFENEFDNLAKEDTYWFDSEKIRIAQKVHNFLEKQEFVGSVLSLNSLLSLGKKINNGKDLDDFTLAFLNENLPSQFKQDLLSPFVNIKHNQLRFNMRIVDSNPYLKRNEFLIKLKKQLHELLKDDGVIIQVTGIMVLYNNMLQSLFSSQFDTLAFVILAIFILFIIVFKDLKFSLIAILVNVIPLSLVFALMGFFNIPLDMMSITIAAISIGIGIDDAIHYIYRFKEEIKKNNIKQAIINSHLSIGSALYYTTISIVLGFSVMMSSNFIPTIYFGILTVFVMILLLSGSLFLLPSFLISFYSQKAKG
- the rdgB gene encoding RdgB/HAM1 family non-canonical purine NTP pyrophosphatase; the encoded protein is MKIVLATSNKHKVLELKAILKDFDLYAFDEVLQTFEIEENGKSFKENALIKARAVFDALNKEQKKNFFVLSDDSGICVDVLEGKPGIYSARFSSQGDDKNNRNKLISEMAKKGFKQSKAHYVAALALVGLEGEFSVHGSMHGCVIDTPKGKNGFGYDPLFIPKGYDKTLAQLNAQEKNHISHRFKALELMKIILKMLNKRKSF
- a CDS encoding MFS transporter, whose translation is MLNQVLPLSFIVGTRFFGLFIVLPVLSLYALKLEGANDFLVGFLVGIYALMQMILQVPFGILSDKIGRKKTMLIGLIIFIIGSLICSFADNIYTMLLGRMLQGSGAIGAVATAMISDFITEENRAKAMAIMGAFIGLSFAASMVISPLMSAKWGLSSLFDLSAALSLLCIILLYTVVPKENKISHENKKTPFFHLIKQKNLSMMNLTNFMQKMLMSITFLSIPIILVQHLNFNANKLWIIYSIAMIVGFIAMGFAGNLGEKKGLAKSILLWGIIFFTLSYICFTFYHSIIFFIIAIMIFFIGFNLHEPIMQSCASKFCKVHEKGAALGIFNAVGYAGSFIGGMVGGIFLHLDALNILAIILAILCVLWFVILLFLKNPSEFKNLYLPLETPLNFTSFSQNLGIVDIYKNSKNLVIKFDSKLITAKVLEEKLKQNV